DNA sequence from the Parascardovia denticolens DSM 10105 = JCM 12538 genome:
TATACGAAACGAGGATAGAAAAAAGAAGCCCCTATTTCCAAGGCTCAAAATTTCTATCCTCGTTTCGTATACGCCAATCAAAAATCACCCTCAAAAATCCCCTCCAAACCACCCAAACTCCACCAAAACACCCCAAAAACCACCTCCAACACCCAAAAATCCCACCACCCAAAAAATAATCCCTCTCCAACACATCCAAAAACACCTTCAAAGCCAAACCAGCCCCAAAATGGATAAAGAAAAACCCGGAGTACAGTTCAAAACCGCACTCCGGGCTTGTCATCAGCGATTAATTGCCGGATTTGCCGAGTTTACTCAGCCTTCTCAGCCTTATCCTTAGTGGCCTTAGACTCCTTGGCTTCAGCCTTGTCTGCCTTGGCTGGCTTCTCAGCTTTCTCAGCTTCAGCCTTGTCAGCCTTGGCTGCCTCAGCAGGAGCCTCGGTAGCCTCAGCCTGCTTGACAGCGGCTTCAGCTTCCTTGACGGTCGCCTTCTTGGCGGACACAGGCTCGGTCACCAGCTGGATGATGGCCATGGGGGAAGCATCGCCCTTGCGAGCGGAGATCTTGATGATGCGGGTGTAACCGCCTTCACGCTGCTCCATCTGCTCGGCGATTTCCGTGAACAGCTTGTGCACCACGGACTTGTTCCGCACCACGCGCAGGACGCGACGGCGGGAAGCGAGGTCACCCTTCTTGGCGAAGGTGATCAGGCGCTCGGCCAAAGGACGCAGACGCTTGGCCTTAGGCAAGGTGGTCTTGATCTGACCGTGTTCGAACAGGCTCGTGGCCATATTTGCCAACATCAGGCGCTCATGTGCTGGGCTGGAAGCCAGACGCGGCCCCTTCTTTGGTTGTGGCATAATTCTCCTTTCCGAGACAGGTGGGCATCAGCCCGAACATCCGCTCGGTTTGTTCTATGATCTGGATTGAGATAGCCTCTCAAAGTCCCGAAGATTCGATATCTGGTATTCAATACCTGATATCCAATATCAGTCATCAGATGTCTTCAGGGCTGAAGAAGTTATCACCTTCAAGATCGATCTGGCCAAGGCCCAAGGGGGACTGCTTCAAGGAAAGGCCCATGGAGTCGAGCTTCTCCTTCACTTCGTCGATGGACTTCTGGCCAAAATTACGAATATCAAGCAGGTCCTGCTCAGACCTCTTGACCAATTCACCAATGGTGTGGATTCCCTCGCGCTTCAGGCAATTGTAGGAGCGCTGGGTCAGGTTCAGGTCCTCGATGGGGATCTCCATCTGGGGATCGACCTCTTCGACCACGGGGGCCGGGCCCACCTCCACGCCTTCGGCCTGGTTGTTCAGCTCATGGAAGAGCCCGAAGAGCTCGACCAGAGTGGAACCGGCGGAGGCCACCGCGTCGCGGGGGGAGATGGAAGGCTTGGTTTCCACATCCACAGTGAGCTTATCGAAGTCGGTACGCTGTTCCACACGGGTGGGGTCGACCTTGTAGCTCACCTTGAGCACTGGGGAGTAGATGGAGTCCACAGGGATGCGGCCGATTTCATCGCCTTCCTGCTTGTTCATCTGTGCGGGGACATAACCACGTCCACGTTCCACGGTGAATTCGATTTCGAGTTCGCCATCTTCGGCAAGAGTCGCGATGTGCAGGTCGGGGTTGGCGACCACCACACCGGCCGGAGGGGTGATGTCAGCCGCGGTCGCCTCACCCTCGCCGCTCTTGCGCAGATACATCACGACGGGCTCATCATACTCGGAAGTAAGAACGAGCTCCTTGATGTTCAAAAGAATCTCAGCGACGTCTTCCTTCACGCCTGGCAGAGCGGTGAACTCATGCAGGGCTCCGGAGATACGCACTGATGTCACTGCTGCCCCAGGGATCGAACTCAGCAGGGTGCGGCGCAGGGAGTTGCCCAAAGTGTAACCGAATCCTGGCTCCAGAGGCTCGATGGTGAAGCGGGAACGCTGGGGATTGATTTGTTCCTCAGTAAGTGACGGACGCTGTGCAATAAGCACTTTGTTATCCTTTCAGCTAGATCGGCTGTGCACATGCCGATCTGTGCGGGTTGGATCTGTTTTTTATGTCTTAGTGCTTCAGACGCGACGACGCTTAGGGGGGCGTACGCCGTTGAAAGCCTGGGGGGTCTTGTCGGTGATGGAACCGACTTCGAGACCGGCAGACTGCAAGGAACGGATGGCGGTCTCGCGACCTGAACCGGGTCCCTTGACGAAGACGTCAACCTTCTTGACGCCATGCTCCTGAGCCTTGCGGGCTGCTGCTTCTGCGGCCATGCCCGCGGCGTAAGGAGTGGACTTACGTGAGCCCTTGAAACCTACATCACCACCGGATGCCCATGCCACGACGGCACCGGACGGATCAGTGATGGAGACGATCGTATTGTTGAATGTTGATTTGATATGCGCTTGGCCGACGGGGACCGACTTGCGGTCCTTGCGGCGAGGCTTGCGCGCGGCTTGCTTTGTAGCTGCCATTGACCCTCGTTTCCTTTAGCGATGATCGGCCGGACTCTTCTGAATCCCGCCGGAACGCTCAAGCTCTTCTGAGCCTAAGCCTTCTTCTTACCTGCGACTGTGCGCTTCGGTCCCTTGCGGGTGCGAGCGTTGGTCTTCGTACGCTGACCACGGACAGGCAGATGCCTGCGATGGCGAATACCTTGATAGCAGTTGATCTGAACCTTACGACGGATGTCCGCATCGATTTCACGACGCAGGTCACCTTCGATCTTGTAATTACCCTCGAGGTAATCACGCAGTTGGATGAGCTGCTCGTCAGTCAGATCCTTGACGCGGATATCTGGAGAGATTCCAGTCGCTGCGAGTGTCTCTTTGGCGCGAGTGCGGCCTACACCGAAGATGTAGGTCAAAGCCACTTCAATGCGCTTATCGTTGGGGATGTCGACTCCGGCAAGACGTGCCATTGCGATTTCCTTTGTTCCACGGAGATCGTGCACCCCATCGCCCACTTATGTGGCCTAAGTCTCCGTACTTAGGGTTCAGCTCACGCTGTGATGAAGTGCCTTACTGTGCCGCTGTGTCTGCTAGCCCTGACGCTGCTTATGACGCGGGTTTTCACAGATCACCATGACGCGGCCGTGGCGACGAATCACGCGGCATTTCTCGCAGATCCGCTTCACACTTGGACTAACCTTCATGGCTTTCCTTTTCTACTTGGCTGTATTACTGGTACTTGTTACTCGTGTTCACTTGTAGCGGTAGGTAATACGTCCACGAGTCAAATCGTAAGGGCTCATTTCAAGCACTACCCGATCCTGGGGAAGAATGCGGATGTAGTTCTTCCGCATCTTTCCGGAGATGGTAGCCAGGACGATGTGCTTGTTCTCGAGTTCCACACGGAACATAGCGTTAGGAAGGGCCTCGACGACCCGCCCCTCGACTTCGATCACATCATTCTTTGCCATAACTCTTTTTCCTCGTTGTGAATAACTGCATGCCCTCCGGCCGAGGGCACACCGAGTTCAAATGATAACACACCAAACGGACTGGGCGACATCAGGCGCCGAAATCGACCTTCGGGGCCTGACGGTCCGCTTGATCCGTCACTTCGAAGGACTGGGCCTGCTGGAAGTGGAAGAGACCGGCGATGATGTTGCTGGGGAAGACCTCCTGCTGGGTGTTGTATTTCATGACCACGTCATTGTAGAACTGCCGGGCGTAGCCGATCTTGTCTTCCAGCTGCTTGAGCTGGGCCTGCAGGTCCAGGAAGTTCTGGTTGGCCTGCAGCTGAGGATAGTTCTCAGCCGTGGCCAGGACGTTGACGATAGCCCTGCCGAAGGCGGCTTCCGCCGCAGCCCGGGCCTGTAATTGCTCGGCGCTGGGCGCGTCGGCGGCCGAAGAAGAGGCGAAGGGGCTTTCCCCGCCCGCGGCCTGGGAAGCGTTATAGGAGTTGAGGACGCTTGCCCTGGCCTTGGTCACCTCCTCGAAGACGCTGGATTCATGCTGGGCGTAACCTTTGACGGTCGCCACCAGGTTGGGGACCAGGTCCGCCCGCTTCTTCAGCTGCACGTCGGTCTGGGCCCAGCCGTTCTTGACGCGGTTGCGCAAGACGACCAAGGCGTTGTACTGTCCCACTCCCCAGACAAGCAGGGCGATGATGAGGACGATGATGACGATAAGAACAATCCAGCCTGCGCTCATTGCTCATCCTTTCTTTTTGAAGCGATATCCGCGATATCCGTCCTTCTGATTTTACCGGAACAGCGGCATCTCGCGCCACGGTCCTGAGCCGACTAGAAGCCGGCACCGGAGCCCCCGGCCGGAATCGGCCAGAGACCAGCCGGCGCGAAAGCAGCCGACACTGAATCAACCAGTCGCCAACCCTGGCTAACGGCCCCCGAAGGAACCGCCGCCGCCGCCGCCTCCGCCGCCGGAGAAGCCACCACCGGAGAACCCTCCCCCTCCTCCGCCGCCGGAGCCTGACGCTCCGGAGGTGGCGTTGATGGTGTTGATCGCGTCTGCCACTGTCCCTCCGAAAGAGGAAAGGCTGTCGGAGAAAGCGGACCCGAAATCGGAGAAATCGGTCAGTGAGGAAAGGCCGGCCCCAGCCAAATCGTTGGAGAAGCCTCCGAAGGACCACTCCCCTCCTGGCATCAACCCGCTCTGGTCCCCTCCGGTCACATCGGACGGCCCGAACGAGGGTGTGGACAGGCCGAACATATAGTTGGGAGCCCAAATCCAGCCAGTGGAAACCGCCCCCATATCCGCGGCGGTGACCTTCCCCAGCGAAGGCAGGACTTGACGGAATTGCTTCATGACCTCTTTCGACATGCCGAAAGCGGCAGCGTAAACCAGGTAGTCATCCCACAAGACCAACTCCTCCACTCCTCGGTCGGTGAAATCGCTGAAATCCCTCAGATAGTTGCTGAGCCTTTCCACCTGGTGCAGGATTTTCTCGCCCCCAGGCAGGACGGCATCAACCCGGCCATAAGCCCAAGCGAACCGGGCGACGAAAATGCCGGCCAAGCCCAGGACGAGGAAGTAGGCGAAGGGGCTGAACCAGAGCGTCAAGGCGAAGGCGCTGACCACGGAGGAGAGAGCCAGGAGAGAGACGGGCCAGGTCAGGTTCCGGGGGGCCCTATCGCTCAGGTAGCGACGCCGTTTGGAGCTGTCCGACTCCAGCAGGGCGTTCAACTGTCTGATCGACTTGGCCGCCAAGGTACCGCCGCGAAGAAGGAACTTCAGGTCATCCCCGGAGAAGGCGGGACCAATCTCCTGACTCACTTCCAGGAAGATGGATCGCAGCAGCTCCTCCTCGTCGCTCAAAGAATCCGCCTTGCCCGGCATGCCCTTCCACTCCTCGTCCGGCACCACCACATAGGTTATCTGGAAGGAACCGGATTTCTGGTCGAGGGAGGATGAAGATCCTTCCTGACCAGCGGCGGCAGCGGTCAGCATCGCCTTGCCAATCCGCTCTTTGCTCGGGTTCAAGGGATCCAGACCTTGGTAATAATCGGGGGACCCGGGATAGACGGCGACGGCCCCTTTGGAGATCAAAGACAGCAACAAGGCGGCCATCTGCCTCTTTTCCACGTTGGCATCGGTGGGAATCCCCTGGCTGACCTGCAGGCTCTGATAGACGGCGGCGGCTTCGGTCGCGGGGATGTCCAAGGGGACATCGCGCACGTATTCGCCCGTGGGCTTGTACCGGTTCGCCCGATAAGCGCGGATGGCGTTGACTATGGAAGCCACACTCAAGAGGATGATAAGAACGGCGGGGACGATGATCAGGGCCAGGTTCCGGATGGCTTCGCCCCGTCTCCTGCTTTGATCATGCTCGAAGGCCCTGCGCTCAGATTCGACTGTGGTCGAGACCGTCTTGTCGGTCGTTTTCCGGCTCACTTCCATGCCCGGGGTCTGGAACATGGCAAGGATGTCCAAGTATTGATAAGGACGAATGTTCTCGGCGGTGAAGATCAGGGAACCGTCTTTCCCCCTCCTGCTGGTCGACTGTCCGGAGAAATGATACCAGCCCCAGGATTTATCCGTCCCCGAGGGAAAGAAAATCCTGCCTTGCAGGTGTTTGACGGGGACGGTGTTGCTGGAGTCGATGATCTCCCACAGGAGCTTGTTCGCGTCGGTGTAAGCGGTGACGGCGTTCTTGAAGGTGAGGGAAATCTGGAAAGTCCGGGTGCCGGAATCGGTCACGGGGATGTTCCAGCCCAATTCCACTTGTTTGGACTCGCCTATTTTCAAGGAGGGAGGGATCGGGTCCAGGCCATGGGAGGAGAGCGGGTCGGGGTCATCCCCGGTCAGGGGAACCAGATACCAAGTGTTGGAAGCCTTTTCGTTCCACTGGTCCTCGTCGATGATGTCGGCCTCCGTGTCCCGGTAATCCACCTGCCGGTAAGGGACCTCTTCGCCGTCGACGATTTCGGACACCGATACATCGCTGATGGCCGTGGCCTTATCGGCTGACAAAGTGTAATGGCTGAAAAGCTGTCTCCAGACGCGGCCCCGATCCGACAGGTCGATGGTCACCTTCTCCTTCACCTGGATATCGCCGTTCTTCAACAGCCAGGCCTGATAGTCCATGTTCTGGTAGACCATGCCCCCGGATTGCTCGGAAGAGGACTGGACGGCGGCGAAAATCAGATAAAAGACGGCGATGAGGGCGACCACGACGGTGGTCAGGATGGCCTTGGATAAGGCGTAACGGGAACGGGAAGACTTCATGCTCTTCCACCCTTTCATCGTTGATACGACCGGGTCACCGGACGGTCTCCCGGGCGGTCACTCGCACAGTTGTAAAAGACAGCATACCAAAAGGGAGCCGACCGGGGAAAGGGAGGGGGGGAAGGGGAAGCGGAGGAGAGCTGAGGCGGGATGAGCCGAAAGGAGGCGGGGGAAGAAAATCAAAAAGGGAAACCCCGCATGATGCGCTCATGCGGGGTTCCTCTCCCATAGCTCGGATGGCCGACCAGGGTTTAGGTGACCTGGCCCAGCTGAGCTTAGGCGACCTGGTCCAGCTGGGAGATGATCGTCCGGCTGATCTCGTCAATCCGGCCGACCCCATCCACGCTGAGCAGGAGACCGCGTTCCTTGTAGATGGCCAGAAGGGGCTCGGTCTCCTTGGCGTAAACGTCCAAACGCTTGGCGATGACTTCCGGAGTGTCGTCGGCCCGGCCTTCGATCTCGGCTCTCTTCGTCATGCGCTCCATCAGCACGTCGTGGTCGGCATGCAAGGCCACCACCCGATCCAAGGGGGTGCACAGGTCGGTCAGGATGGAATCCAAGGCCTCCACCTGGGCGGCGTTGCGGGGGTATCCGTCGAGGATCCACCCCTGCTTGGCGTCATCCATGGCCAGGCGGTCTTTGACGATGGCGTTGGTCAACTGATCGGGGACCAGCTCGCCCTTGTCCATGAAGGCCTGGGCCTGCTTGCCCAGCTCCGTCTGGTTCTTCAGGTTATAGCGGAAGATGTCGCCGGTGGAGATGGCCGGGATGCCATAATGCTGGGCCAGAAGGGCGGCTTGGGTGCCTTTGCCCACTCCTTGGGGACCCATGATCAACAGACGCATGTTGCTCCTTTATTTGATATTCTTTGCTTGCCTTGCTTGCCTTGCTTATTTTGTTTGCCTGGCTCGCCTTACTTGTTCAATTCCGCCGCGGCGCTGGCCTCATCGGCCTTGAGCAGGAAGCCTTCGTACTGGAACTGCTCGGTCTGGGCCGCCGCCTGCCGCAAGGTATCCAGACCCACGCCGGCGATGATCAGGATGGTGGTTCCGCCGAAAGGCAGGTTGGAACTCAGCTGCAGGACCATGATGAGCACGGTGGGCAGCAGGCAGACGAAAAGCAGGTAGAGGGACCCGACCGTGTTGAGACGGTCCACCACGTACTTGAGATACTCGGAGGTGGCGCGGCCTGCACGGATGCCGGGGATGAAGCCGCCATACTCCTTCATGTTGTCGGCCGTCTCATCCGTGTTGAAGATGATCGACGTGTAGAAGAAGGTGAAGAAGACGATCATGACCAAATAAAGGACGATATACCAGGTGCTGGTCGTATTGGCCAGGTTGGTGTTGACCCAGCCGACCCAGGACTGCTTCGGATTGCCGAACTGGGCGATCAGGGTGGGGATGGCCAGGATGGAGGAGGCGAAGATGGGCGGGATGACGCCGGACATATTCACCTTGATAGGCAAGTAGGTGGAGGTGCCGCCGTACATCTTGCGGCCAATCATACGGCGGGTGTACTGGACGGGGATTCGACGCTGCATGAGCTCGATGTAGTCCACGAAGATGAGGATGAAGATGACCACGGCCGTCACGATGCCGAACTTGAGCCACTGACCGTCTTTGTAACCGATGTCCCAGAGCTTGGGAAGGAAGGACGAGCAAATGGAGGTGAAGATGAGGATGGACATGCCGTTGCCGATGCCTTTATCGGTGATCAACTCGGCCATCCACATGATGAAGCCGGTGGCTCCGGTCATGATGAGGACCATGACGGACAGGTTCCAGATGGAGCTGTCCGGCACGACCTGCTTGTTGCAGGAGCCGGCGAAGAGCTGGCCGGAGCGGGCGGTGACCAGGATCGTGGTGGATTGGAGCACAGCCAGGCCGATGGTCAGATAACGGGTGTACTCGGTCAGCTTGGCCTCGCCCGATTGGCCTTCCTTATGCAGCTCCTCGAAGCGGGGGATGACCACGCGCAGGAGCTGGATGACGATGGAAGCCGTGATGTAGGGCATGATGCCCAAGGCGAAGATGGACAGCTGCAGGAGGGCGCCGCCGGAGAAGAGGTTGACCAACCCGACGAAGTTCTCCTGGGTGGCGGCGGCCACGCAGGAATGCACGGCCTTGTAATCCACCCCAGGGGTGGGGATGAAGGATCCCACGCGGAAGATGATGATCAAGAAAATGACGAAGAAAATCTTCTTACGAAGTTCCTTCGTCTTCAACGCCTGAATGAGAGTTCTCACCGGACCTCCTCAGTATAGGATCCTTGCCATGAGGATATGTGCAATCCCTATATGATATGGTGTTTCTATCTTACCGATGCCGTCTTCGAAGCCATTGTCAGGGCCGGCCCCAGGTCTGCTTCCGATGACGACACACACTAGACTCACAGTATACAAAAAACGATAGACCCCACGCGCTTGAGACGCATGGGGCCTATCACAAATCTCAGCTCTGGAGGAGGAGACCATGGGGATTCCCTGGAATCCCCTCCCCATCTGATCGCTATTCAGCGGACACAGAGCCGCCGGCCGCCTCGATCTTCTTGAGAGCGGAGGCGGAAGCCTTGACCCCCTTGAAGTTGAGAGCCACGGACAGGTCCCCTTGACCCAGGATCTTCACGGGCTGGTTCTTGCGGACGGCGCCCTTGGCGACCAGGTCCTCCACAGTGACGTCACCGCCTTGGGGAAAGAGCTCAGCTACCTTGTCAAGGTTGACGACCTGGAACTCCACCTTGAAGGGGTTCCGGAAGCCACGCAGCTTCGGCAGACGCATGTACAGGGGCAGCTGGCCGCCTTCGAAACCAGGACGGACCTGGTAACGGGCGTGCGTGCCCTTGGTGCCGCGGCCGGAGGTCTTGCCTTTGGAACCTTCACCACGACCGATGCGGGTGCGGTCCTTCTTGGCGCCTGGGGCCGGACGGAGGTCATGCATCTGAAGAATGTTCACTTCTTTTTCATTAGCCATGACTAGGCCTCCTCTACAGTCACGAGATGGGCTACCTTACGGACCAGGCCACGGACGGCGGAAGAATCGGGACGTACGGTGGACTGCCCGATCTTATGCAGACCGAGGGTGCGCACGTTGTCCTTCTGACGTCGGGTGGCGCCGGCGACGCCCTTGACCAGGGTGATCTTCAGCTGGTTTTCCTTAGCCATCACTCACCATCCTTTGCTGTCTTGGCGGCCTGAGCCTCTTCACGGGCTTTGCGCTCCTCGTCGATGCCGGCGGCCTGCTCGCGGAGCAGACGGTCGGGGGCGACTTCCTGGAGGGAAAGGTCACGACGAGCGGCGACTTCCTGCGGCTCTTCCAAGCTCTTGAGGGCCTGGACGGTGGCGCGCACGGTGTTGATGGCGTTGCCGGAGCCCATGGTCTTGGTCAGGATGTCGCTGATGCCGGCGCACTCAAGCACGGCGCGGACGGCGCCACCGGCGATGACGCCGGTACCGGGGGCCGCGGGGCGCAGGAAGACGGTTCCAGCGGACTCATGGCCGATGACGGGATGAGGGATGGTTCCACGCAGACGAGGCACGGTGAACATGTGTTTCTTGGCGTCCAAGTTGCCCTTGGCGATGGCCGCGGGGACCTCGTGGGACTTGCCGTAACCGACGCCCACGTTGCCCTTGCCGTCACCGACGACCACCAGAGCCGCGAAGCTCATGGTGCGGCCACCCTTGGTGGTCTTGGAGACGCGACGGATGGTGACCACGCGTTCCAGCATCTCATCGCGCTTATCGTCGCGGTCGCGACGGGAACGACGCTCGCCACGGCCACGGCCGCCACGACGTCCGCGGCGCTCGTTGGACTCTTCGGCTGCGTCCGCCGCAGGGGTCTCGCCGTTCTGAGTGGCGGCCACGACCTCTTCGGTCTCTTTTACAGTCTGATCATCGCTCACAGCTGCAAACCTCCTTCACGGGCGCCGTCCGCAACAGCTGCGACGCGGCCATGATACTTATTACCGCCACGATCGAAGACGACCACGGAAATGCCGGCCTCCTTCGCCTTTTGGGCGACCTGTCCGCCGACCTTCTTGGCGGCTTCCGTCTTGGTGCCTTCGAAAGGACCGAAGTCATTGGCCAAGGTGGAGGCGCTCACCAGGGTGACTCCCTTGGTGTCGTCGACGATCTGGGCGATCATGTTGCGGTTCGTGCGGGTGACGACAAGACGCGGGCGCTCTGCGGTGCCGACGATCTTCTTGCGAAGACGAGCATGGCGACGCAGGCGGGAGATTTTCTTGCCCTTACCGAGAATATTGACTGTCATTACTTACCAGCCTTTCCTGCCTTGCGGGCGATGTGCTCATCGCTGTACTTGATGCCCTTGCCCTTGTAAGGTTCAGGAGCACGAAGCTTGCGGATGTTGGCGGCGACCTGGCCGACGGCCTGCTTGTCGATTCCCTTGACGATCACTTCGTTCGCGTTGGGGATCTCGAATTCGATGCCTTCAGGCGGGTTGACGGTGATCGTGTGCGAATAGCCCAGGGAGAACTCGATGCCCTTGCCTTTGGCGGTCGCGCGATAACCGGTGCCGACGATCATCAGGTGCTTGCTGAAACCTTCATGCACGCCCTTGACGATGGAAGCGATGATGGAGCGGCTCAGACCGTGGTTGGCACGGGTCTGACGCTGGTCATCGACGGCTTCGACCTGGATCTCGTTGCCCTCGATCTTCAGGGAGATGCCTTCGGGCATGGTATAGGAATCCGTGCCCTTGGGGCCTTTGGCGGTGACGGTCTGACCGTCGACCTTGACTTCTACCCCAGCCGGGATGGTGATGGGGAGCTTACCAATATGTGATGCCATTATCGCTCCTCCTTACCACACGTAGGCAACGATTTCGCCGCCGATGCCCCTGTCGAGGCATTCCTTCTGGGTCATCAAACCAGCGCTGGTGGAAATGATGGCGATACCAAGACCACCCAGGGGCATAGGCAGAGCGTCGGACTTGGCGTAACGACGCAGGCCTGGCTTGGAGACGCGCTTGATGCCATTGATTGTCTGTTCGCCGCGGGGACCGTACTTGAGAGTAATCTCAAGGGTCTGGCCGACGCGGGCATCCTTGGCGGCGAAGTCCTTGATGTAGCCTTCGCGCTTGAGAATCTCGGCGATATGCGCCTTGAACTTCGAGTAAGGCATATCCACGGTCTCGTGTTTCGCCGCACTCGCATTACGCAGACGCGTCAACATGTCTGCGATTGGATCTGTCATTGTCATTGGGCTTATGCCCTTCCTCGCCGTGGTTTCCGTCGCTTGGCACCTCACAGGTGTATGGGCCACGGACCTTCAGCGTCAATTTTTACCAACTGGACTTCGTTACGCCTGGGAGCTCACCGGCGTGGGCCTTGTTACGAAGGCATACGCGGCAGAGGCCGAACTTACGATAAACGGAATGAGGACGTCCGCACACCTGGCAGCGCGTATAAGAACGCACAGCGAACTTAGGCTTACGGGCCGCCTTGTTCTTCAGAGCGGTTTTTGCCATATTAGTTCTCCTTGAAAGGGAATCCAAGATGCTTCAGGAGGGCCTGAGCCTGCTTGTCATCCTTGGTGCTCGTGACGACTGTGATATCCATACCACGACGGTGGTCGATGGAATCGGGATCGATCTCGTGGAACATGGACTGTTCGGTCAAACCGAAGTTGTAGTTTCCATTGCCGTCGAACTGGTTGCCGCTGATGCCGCGGAAATCGCGGATGCGGGGCAGGGCCAGGGTCAAAAGACGATCCAGGAACTCCCACATGCGGTTGCCGCGTAGGGTGACGAAAGCGCCGATTTCCTGGCCTTCGCGCAGATGGAATTGGGCGACGGACTTCTTGGCCTTGGTCACCTTGGGCTTCTGCCCGGTGATGAGGGTGAGGTCGCGGATCGCGCCTTCGATGAGCTTGGAGTCGCGGGCCGCGGCGCCAACGCCCATGGAGACGACGACCTTCTCCACACGAGCGACCTGCATGGGGTTGGAATACTTGAATTCCTTCTCCATTTCGGGCACGATTTCCTTGAGATAACGTTCCTTGAGGCGTGGAACAGCTGGTGCTTCCACAGTGGTGCTCATGCTAGCTCCTTACCTGACTTCTTGGCGAAACGAGTGCGGACCCGCTTCACCTTGCCATCACGCGCTTCTTCGGTGACCTTGACTCCCACGCGGGTGGGTTTCTTGGTCTCGGGGTCGATCACCATCACGTTGGAGCGATGGATGGGGGCTTCCACGGAAACGATTCCGGCCTCCTGACCCTGCTGATTGGCGCGGACATGCTTCTTGACGATCTGAACGCCTTCGACGATCAGACGATCGTCCTTGAGGACGCGAAGGACCTTGCCTTCCGCTCCACGGTCTTTGCCGCGGATGACCTTGACCTGGTCGCCGCTCTTGATCTTAGCTACCATCAGATCACCTCCGGAGCGAGGGACACGATCTTCATGAAGCGCTTAT
Encoded proteins:
- a CDS encoding type Z 30S ribosomal protein S14 — its product is MAKTALKNKAARKPKFAVRSYTRCQVCGRPHSVYRKFGLCRVCLRNKAHAGELPGVTKSSW
- the secY gene encoding preprotein translocase subunit SecY encodes the protein MRTLIQALKTKELRKKIFFVIFLIIIFRVGSFIPTPGVDYKAVHSCVAAATQENFVGLVNLFSGGALLQLSIFALGIMPYITASIVIQLLRVVIPRFEELHKEGQSGEAKLTEYTRYLTIGLAVLQSTTILVTARSGQLFAGSCNKQVVPDSSIWNLSVMVLIMTGATGFIMWMAELITDKGIGNGMSILIFTSICSSFLPKLWDIGYKDGQWLKFGIVTAVVIFILIFVDYIELMQRRIPVQYTRRMIGRKMYGGTSTYLPIKVNMSGVIPPIFASSILAIPTLIAQFGNPKQSWVGWVNTNLANTTSTWYIVLYLVMIVFFTFFYTSIIFNTDETADNMKEYGGFIPGIRAGRATSEYLKYVVDRLNTVGSLYLLFVCLLPTVLIMVLQLSSNLPFGGTTILIIAGVGLDTLRQAAAQTEQFQYEGFLLKADEASAAAELNK
- the rpsH gene encoding 30S ribosomal protein S8; its protein translation is MTMTDPIADMLTRLRNASAAKHETVDMPYSKFKAHIAEILKREGYIKDFAAKDARVGQTLEITLKYGPRGEQTINGIKRVSKPGLRRYAKSDALPMPLGGLGIAIISTSAGLMTQKECLDRGIGGEIVAYVW
- the rplE gene encoding 50S ribosomal protein L5, coding for MSTTVEAPAVPRLKERYLKEIVPEMEKEFKYSNPMQVARVEKVVVSMGVGAAARDSKLIEGAIRDLTLITGQKPKVTKAKKSVAQFHLREGQEIGAFVTLRGNRMWEFLDRLLTLALPRIRDFRGISGNQFDGNGNYNFGLTEQSMFHEIDPDSIDHRRGMDITVVTSTKDDKQAQALLKHLGFPFKEN
- the rplO gene encoding 50S ribosomal protein L15; this translates as MANEKEVNILQMHDLRPAPGAKKDRTRIGRGEGSKGKTSGRGTKGTHARYQVRPGFEGGQLPLYMRLPKLRGFRNPFKVEFQVVNLDKVAELFPQGGDVTVEDLVAKGAVRKNQPVKILGQGDLSVALNFKGVKASASALKKIEAAGGSVSAE
- the rplR gene encoding 50S ribosomal protein L18 is translated as MTVNILGKGKKISRLRRHARLRKKIVGTAERPRLVVTRTNRNMIAQIVDDTKGVTLVSASTLANDFGPFEGTKTEAAKKVGGQVAQKAKEAGISVVVFDRGGNKYHGRVAAVADGAREGGLQL
- the rpmD gene encoding 50S ribosomal protein L30, which encodes MAKENQLKITLVKGVAGATRRQKDNVRTLGLHKIGQSTVRPDSSAVRGLVRKVAHLVTVEEA
- the rplF gene encoding 50S ribosomal protein L6, which produces MASHIGKLPITIPAGVEVKVDGQTVTAKGPKGTDSYTMPEGISLKIEGNEIQVEAVDDQRQTRANHGLSRSIIASIVKGVHEGFSKHLMIVGTGYRATAKGKGIEFSLGYSHTITVNPPEGIEFEIPNANEVIVKGIDKQAVGQVAANIRKLRAPEPYKGKGIKYSDEHIARKAGKAGK
- the rplX gene encoding 50S ribosomal protein L24, which encodes MVAKIKSGDQVKVIRGKDRGAEGKVLRVLKDDRLIVEGVQIVKKHVRANQQGQEAGIVSVEAPIHRSNVMVIDPETKKPTRVGVKVTEEARDGKVKRVRTRFAKKSGKELA
- the rpsE gene encoding 30S ribosomal protein S5; this translates as MSDDQTVKETEEVVAATQNGETPAADAAEESNERRGRRGGRGRGERRSRRDRDDKRDEMLERVVTIRRVSKTTKGGRTMSFAALVVVGDGKGNVGVGYGKSHEVPAAIAKGNLDAKKHMFTVPRLRGTIPHPVIGHESAGTVFLRPAAPGTGVIAGGAVRAVLECAGISDILTKTMGSGNAINTVRATVQALKSLEEPQEVAARRDLSLQEVAPDRLLREQAAGIDEERKAREEAQAAKTAKDGE